The window TGTACCCGGTGCGGGTGGACGAGACCACCGGCGAGATCTCGGTCGACCCGACCGCGACCCTCACCGCCTGAATCCCCCTGACACATCACGCACTACGTCGTCATACGCACGTCGTCACACAGCTGAGGAGAACCACCACATGTCGATCCTGGAGATCAAGGACCTCCACGCCACCGTCGAGACCCCTGAGGGCACCAAAGAGATCCTCAAGGGCGTGGACCTGACCATCAAGGCGGGGGAGACCCACGCCATCATGGGTCCCAACGGCTCGGGCAAGTCCACCCTGGCCTACGCCATCGCCGGCCACCCCAAGTACGAAATCACCAGCGGTTCGGTCACCCTGGACGGCGAGGACGTGCTGGAGATGAGCGTGGACGAGCGCGCCCGCGCCGGCCTGTTCCTGGCCATGCAGTACCCCGTCGAGGTGCCCGGCGTGACCGTCTCCAACTTCCTGCGCACCGCCAAGACCGCGATCGACGGCGAGGCGCCTGCTCTGCGCACCTGGGTCAAGGACATGAAGGGCGCCATGGCGGACCTCCGCATGGACCCGGTGTTCGCCGAGCGCAACGTGAACGAGGGCTTCTCCGGCGGTGAGAAGAAGCGCCACGAGATCCTGCAGATGCAGCTGCTCAAGCCCGGCATCGCCATCCTCGACGAGACCGACTCCGGCCTGGACGTGGATGCGCTGCGCATCGTCTCCGATGGCGTCAACCGCGCCAAGGAGAACACCGAGGTGGGCATCATGCTGATCACCCACTACACCCGCATCCTGCAGTACGTGAAGCCCGACTTCGTCCACGTCTTCGTGAACGGAAGGGTCGCCGAGCAGGGTGGCCCCGAGCTGGCCGAGCGCCTCGAGTCCGAGGGCTACGACCGCTACCTCACCCCCAGCGCCTGAGCAAGGAGCGACGATGACTGAGACCACCGCCCCCGACGCCTCGGAGCACGTCACCTCCGAGCAGGTCATCGAGGCCATGAAGGACGTCATCGACCCCGAGCTGGGGATCAATGTCGTGGACCTGGGCCTCGTGTACGGCGTGACCGTCGAGGAGGGCAACGCCGTGGTGGACATGACGCTCACCTCGGCCGCCTGCCCGCTCACCGACCTGCTCGAGGAGCAGACCTTCGCTGCCCTGGACCCCATCACCGAGTCCCACCGCATCAACTGGGTGTGGATGCCGCCGTGGGGCATGGAGAAGATCACCGAGGACGGCCGCGAACAGCTGCGCGCGATCGGCTTCAACCTCTGAGCTGCCTGCCCCCGGGCAGCTG is drawn from Brachybacterium muris and contains these coding sequences:
- the sufC gene encoding Fe-S cluster assembly ATPase SufC, translated to MSILEIKDLHATVETPEGTKEILKGVDLTIKAGETHAIMGPNGSGKSTLAYAIAGHPKYEITSGSVTLDGEDVLEMSVDERARAGLFLAMQYPVEVPGVTVSNFLRTAKTAIDGEAPALRTWVKDMKGAMADLRMDPVFAERNVNEGFSGGEKKRHEILQMQLLKPGIAILDETDSGLDVDALRIVSDGVNRAKENTEVGIMLITHYTRILQYVKPDFVHVFVNGRVAEQGGPELAERLESEGYDRYLTPSA
- a CDS encoding metal-sulfur cluster assembly factor — encoded protein: MTETTAPDASEHVTSEQVIEAMKDVIDPELGINVVDLGLVYGVTVEEGNAVVDMTLTSAACPLTDLLEEQTFAALDPITESHRINWVWMPPWGMEKITEDGREQLRAIGFNL